One stretch of Castor canadensis chromosome 12, mCasCan1.hap1v2, whole genome shotgun sequence DNA includes these proteins:
- the Lrrtm1 gene encoding leucine-rich repeat transmembrane neuronal protein 1, producing MDFLLLGLCLYWLLRRPSGVVLCLLGACFQMLPAAPSGCPQLCRCEGRLLYCEALNLTEAPHNLSGLLGLSLRYNSLSELRAGQFTGLMQLTWLYLDHNHICSVQGDAFQKLRRVKELTLSSNQITELANTTFRPMPNLRSVDLSYNKLQALAPDLFHGLRKLTTLHMRANAIQFVPVRIFQDCRSLKFLDIGYNQLKSLARNSFAGLFKLTELHLEHNDLVKVNFAHFPRLISLHSLCLRRNKVAIVVSSLDWVWNLEKMDLSGNEIEYMEPHVFETVPHLQSLQLDSNRLTYIEPRILNSWKSLTSITLAGNLWDCGRNVCALASWLSNFQGRYDGNLQCASPEYAQGEDVLDAVYAFHLCEDGAEPTSGHLLSAVTNRSDLGPPDSSATTLVDGGEGQHDGTPEPATVALPGGEHAENAVQIHKVVTGTMALIFSFLIVVLVLYVSWKCFPASLRQLRQCFVTQRRKQKQKQTMHQMAAMSAQEYYVDYKPNHIEGALVIINEYGSCTCHQQPARECEV from the coding sequence ATGGATTTCCTGCTGCTCGGTCTCTGTCTATACTGGCTGCTGAGGAGGCCCTCGGGGGTGGTCTTGTGTCTGCTGGGGGCCTGCTTTCAAATGCTGCCCGCCGCCCCCAGCGGGTGCCCGCAGCTGTGCCGGTGCGAGGGGCGGCTGCTGTACTGCGAGGCGCTCAACCTCACCGAGGCGCCCCACAACCTGTCCGGCCTGCTGGGCTTGTCCCTGCGCTACAACAGCCTCTCGGAGCTGCGTGCCGGCCAGTTCACGGGGTTAATGCAGCTCACGTGGCTCTATCTGGATCACAATCACATCTGCTCCGTGCAGGGGGACGCCTTTCAGAAACTGCGCCGAGTTAAGGAACTCACGCTGAGTTCCAACCAGATCACCGAACTGGCCAACACTACCTTCCGGCCCATGCCCAACCTGCGCAGCGTGGATCTCTCCTACAACAAGCTGCAGGCGCTTGCTCCCGACCTCTTCCACGGGCTGCGGAAGCTCACTACGCTGCACATGCGAGCCAACGCCATCCAGTTTGTGCCCGTGCGCATCTTCCAGGACTGTCGCAGCCTCAAGTTTCTCGACATAGGATACAATCAGCTCAAGAGTCTGGCGCGCAACTCCTTCGCCGGCTTGTTCAAGCTCACCGAGTTGCACCTGGAGCACAACGACTTGGTCAAGGTGAACTTTGCCCACTTTCCGCGTCTCATCTCCTTGCACTCGCTTTGTCTGAGGAGGAATAAAGTGGCCATTGTGGTCAGCTCGCTGGACTGGGTTTGGAACCTGGAGAAAATGGACCTGTCGGGCAACGAGATCGAGTACATGGAGCCCCATGTGTTCGAGACCgtgccacacctgcagtccctgCAGCTGGATTCCAACCGCCTCACCTACATTGAGCCACGTATCCTCAACTCCTGGAAGTCATTGACGAGCATTACCCTGGCCGGGAACCTGTGGGACTGCGGGCGCAACGTTTGTGCCCTAGCCTCCTGGCTCAGCAACTTCCAGGGGCGCTACGACGGCAACTTGCAGTGCGCCAGTCCGGAGTACGCACAGGGCGAGGACGTCCTGGATGCTGTGTACGCCTTCCACCTGTGCGAGGATGGGGCAGAGCCCACCAGCGGCCACCTCCTCTCGGCCGTCACCAACCGCAGTGACCTGGGGCCCCCTGACAGCTCAGCCACCACGCTCGTGGACGGCGGGGAGGGGCAACACGATGGCACGCCCGAGCCCGCCACCGTGGCTCTCCCTGGCGGTGAGCATGCGGAGAACGCTGTGCAGATCCACAAAGTGGTCACGGGCACCATGGCCCtcatcttctccttcctcatcGTGGTCCTGGTGCTCTACGTGTCCTGGAAGTGTTTCCCAGCTAGCCTCAGGCAGCTCAGACAGTGCTTTGTCACGCAGCGCAGAAAGCAAAAGCAGAAACAGACCATGCATCAGATGGCTGCCATGTCTGCCCAGGAATACTACGTTGATTACAAACCCAATCACATTGAGGGAGCCCTGGTGATCATCAACGAGTATGGTTCGTGTACCTGTCACCAGCAGCCCGCGAGGGAATGCGAGGTGTGA